A section of the Polynucleobacter sp. AP-Jannik-300A-C4 genome encodes:
- the dnaN gene encoding DNA polymerase III subunit beta, protein MQLVNTSRDSLLKPLQVVSGIVERRHTLPILANLLFKKQGDKVSFVSTDIEIQITTNASFGVGVEDVTTTVAARKLLDILRALPEGPVALNLKDNKMVVQSGKSRFSLQTLSATEFPVMQSVGEVTASWKMTQKSFRQLVSQVHFAMAQQDIRYYLNGMLLVVEGKQVIAVATDGHRLAYSQVELTDAPVGSGQRQEIIIPRKTILECQHLLEDSDEPLEMSLTSNQVKFTFGDIELISKLVEGKFPDFQRVIPKGHKNSLVVGRDVLQSALQRAAILTTDKFKGVRFSLSPNRITVQSTNAEQEEAQEEIETEYSGDVVEIGFNVSYLLDVLSNLKNEKIQISLGDANSSAVITLPGSEDFKYVVMPMRI, encoded by the coding sequence TTAAAAAACAAGGTGACAAAGTATCTTTTGTTTCAACGGATATAGAAATTCAAATTACAACTAACGCTAGTTTTGGTGTTGGTGTTGAAGACGTCACTACAACTGTGGCCGCAAGAAAGCTATTGGATATTTTGCGCGCTCTACCAGAAGGGCCTGTTGCTTTAAATCTCAAAGACAACAAGATGGTTGTTCAGAGCGGTAAAAGCCGCTTCTCTTTGCAAACTCTTTCAGCAACCGAGTTTCCTGTTATGCAAAGCGTTGGTGAGGTAACCGCTAGCTGGAAGATGACTCAAAAAAGTTTTCGTCAATTAGTTAGTCAAGTTCATTTTGCAATGGCACAACAAGATATTCGTTATTACCTTAATGGTATGTTGTTGGTTGTTGAGGGTAAGCAAGTAATTGCGGTTGCAACCGATGGTCATCGCTTGGCTTATTCTCAAGTTGAATTAACTGATGCTCCAGTGGGGTCTGGTCAGAGACAGGAAATCATTATTCCTCGTAAAACCATTCTGGAGTGCCAACACCTACTTGAGGACTCAGATGAACCATTGGAGATGAGTCTTACATCAAATCAGGTGAAGTTTACGTTTGGTGATATCGAGTTGATTTCTAAGTTGGTCGAGGGGAAATTTCCTGACTTTCAGCGCGTGATTCCTAAGGGGCATAAAAACTCCTTAGTGGTTGGACGTGATGTTTTGCAATCAGCTTTACAACGCGCAGCAATTCTGACAACAGATAAATTCAAGGGCGTACGCTTTTCTTTGTCACCAAATCGAATTACTGTTCAATCCACTAATGCTGAGCAAGAAGAAGCTCAAGAAGAGATTGAAACTGAATACAGTGGTGACGTTGTTGAGATTGGGTTCAATGTAAGTTACTTATTAGATGTTTTATCAAACCTAAAGAATGAAAAAATTCAAATTAGTTTGGGTGATGCCAACAGCAGCGCTGTGATTACACTACCTGGTTCAGAAGACTTCAAGTATGTTGTGATGCCAATGCGTATTTAA